One genomic region from Sorangium aterium encodes:
- a CDS encoding DUF167 domain-containing protein, whose product MSKPEESGAVGEWSRLAITERAEGVRISVQVRPKSSRSAIVGVREGALDVSLTAPPVDGAANAELVKLLSRALDVRQSDVQIALGASGRSKVVAVRGLKEAEARKRLAGAKR is encoded by the coding sequence ATGAGCAAACCCGAGGAGAGCGGCGCCGTCGGCGAGTGGAGTCGCCTCGCGATCACCGAGCGCGCCGAAGGCGTCCGCATCTCGGTCCAGGTGCGTCCGAAGTCGTCGCGCTCGGCCATCGTCGGGGTGCGCGAGGGCGCGCTCGACGTGTCGTTGACCGCGCCGCCCGTGGATGGCGCCGCCAACGCGGAGCTCGTCAAGCTGCTCTCGCGCGCGCTCGACGTGCGCCAGAGCGATGTCCAGATCGCCCTCGGCGCGAGCGGCAGGAGCAAGGTCGTCGCCGTCCGCGGGCTCAAGGAAGCCGAGGCGCGAAAGCGGCTCGCCGGGGCGAAGCGATGA
- the dapF gene encoding diaminopimelate epimerase produces the protein MKENVVRFEKWEGLGNDFILVEAVPMTAEAARRLCDRRFGIGADGVLVIDREQPRMQVWNADGSRPEMCGNGIRCVAAYLVSRGTPQKALTIATDAGDKRCEVTRAGDRFDVLVGMGRARMGETLVVTALGAEHRFATVDVGNPHAVTFDPYTEDAIDELGPIVATTPAEGVNVEFCRVRPAEHGEAARIDVTVWERGVGRTLACGTGACAAAAAACAQGRAPYGAPLRLALPGGSLRITVAPGSLELLMQGPARRAFSGEVVIA, from the coding sequence ATGAAGGAAAACGTCGTCCGGTTCGAGAAGTGGGAAGGTCTTGGCAACGACTTCATCCTGGTCGAGGCGGTCCCGATGACCGCCGAGGCGGCGCGGCGCCTCTGCGACAGGCGGTTCGGCATCGGCGCCGACGGCGTGCTCGTGATCGATCGCGAGCAGCCGCGCATGCAGGTCTGGAACGCCGACGGGAGCCGCCCCGAGATGTGCGGCAACGGGATCCGCTGCGTCGCGGCTTATCTCGTCTCCCGCGGCACCCCTCAGAAGGCGCTCACCATCGCGACCGACGCCGGCGACAAGCGGTGCGAGGTCACACGGGCGGGCGATCGCTTCGACGTGCTCGTCGGCATGGGCCGGGCCCGCATGGGCGAGACGCTCGTCGTCACGGCGCTCGGCGCGGAGCACCGGTTCGCCACCGTCGACGTCGGCAACCCGCACGCGGTGACGTTCGATCCCTACACGGAGGACGCGATCGATGAGCTCGGGCCGATCGTCGCGACCACGCCCGCCGAAGGCGTCAACGTCGAGTTTTGCCGCGTTCGACCTGCCGAGCACGGCGAGGCAGCGCGCATCGACGTGACCGTCTGGGAGCGCGGCGTGGGCCGCACGCTCGCGTGCGGCACGGGCGCCTGCGCCGCAGCGGCCGCGGCGTGCGCGCAGGGCCGCGCGCCGTACGGAGCACCGCTCCGCCTGGCGCTGCCGGGCGGCTCGCTGCGTATCACCGTCGCGCCCGGATCCCTGGAGCTGCTCATGCAAGGCCCGGCGCGCCGGGCGTTCTCGGGCGAGGTGGTGATCGCGTGA